A genomic stretch from Flavobacterium nitratireducens includes:
- the ftsH gene encoding ATP-dependent zinc metalloprotease FtsH, which yields MAKDNNPNPNKFRISPWLVYTAILLIFLFISFVTGSTNLQEPAQLKSSNIDNMLAKGDIKNVIIFNNKDAEIYLSEKGLKNPSNKKVAKDIFDRPNKGPHYTTKFGDLKSFQEKLDKAKEEKKLVDYDFKEASNWSDIIISLLPVIIIIAVWIFIMRKMSGGGAGGGGQIFNIGKSKAKLFDEKTDVKTTFKDVAGLEGAKEEIQEIVEFLKNPEKFTNLGGKIPKGALLVGPPGTGKTLLAKAVAGEAQVPFFSLSGSDFVEMFVGVGASRVRDLFKQAKEKSPAIIFIDEIDAVGRARGKNNFSGGNDERENTLNQLLTEMDGFGSNSNVIVLAATNRADVLDKALMRAGRFDRQIFVDLPDVRERAEIFKVHLAPLKKVEGLDLDFLAKQTPGFSGADIANVCNEAALIAARNNKTAVDKQDFLDAVDRIVGGLEKKNKIITPEEKKAIAIHEAGHATVSWMLEHAAPLIKVTIVPRGQSLGAAWYLPEERQIVRTEQMLDEMCATMGGRAAEKVTFNKISTGALSDLEKVTRQARAMVTVYGLNEKIGNVTYYDSTGQSEYNFSKPYSDETAQIIDKEISLLIENQYQRAIQILEENKDKLNQLADILIEKEVIFKDDLEAIFGKRSFDKNLEETVS from the coding sequence ATGGCAAAAGACAACAATCCAAACCCAAACAAATTTAGAATAAGTCCATGGTTAGTTTATACTGCCATCTTGCTTATTTTCTTATTTATAAGCTTTGTTACGGGTAGTACTAACTTACAAGAACCAGCTCAGCTAAAATCGTCTAACATTGACAACATGTTAGCCAAAGGAGACATAAAAAATGTTATTATTTTCAATAATAAAGATGCCGAAATTTACCTTTCAGAAAAAGGATTAAAAAACCCTTCTAACAAAAAGGTGGCAAAAGACATCTTTGATCGCCCTAACAAAGGCCCACATTACACCACAAAATTTGGTGATTTAAAATCATTTCAAGAAAAATTAGACAAAGCCAAAGAAGAAAAAAAACTGGTTGATTACGATTTTAAAGAAGCAAGCAATTGGTCAGATATCATTATTAGCTTACTTCCGGTAATCATTATCATCGCAGTATGGATTTTTATCATGCGTAAAATGTCTGGTGGTGGCGCTGGTGGCGGTGGGCAAATTTTCAACATTGGAAAATCAAAAGCGAAACTTTTTGACGAAAAAACCGATGTTAAAACCACTTTTAAAGATGTAGCTGGATTAGAAGGAGCTAAAGAAGAAATTCAAGAAATTGTTGAATTCCTTAAAAATCCTGAAAAATTCACAAACCTAGGAGGTAAAATCCCAAAAGGCGCTTTACTTGTAGGACCTCCTGGAACAGGAAAAACATTATTAGCAAAAGCGGTTGCCGGAGAAGCTCAAGTTCCCTTTTTCTCACTTTCAGGGTCAGATTTCGTAGAAATGTTTGTCGGAGTTGGTGCTTCAAGAGTACGTGACTTATTCAAACAAGCTAAAGAAAAATCTCCTGCTATCATTTTCATTGACGAAATTGACGCTGTAGGTCGCGCTAGAGGTAAAAATAATTTCTCTGGAGGTAATGACGAAAGAGAAAATACTTTAAATCAATTACTAACCGAAATGGATGGTTTTGGTTCTAATTCAAATGTTATTGTTTTAGCTGCAACTAACAGAGCCGATGTTTTAGACAAAGCCTTAATGCGTGCAGGACGTTTTGACAGACAAATTTTTGTTGATTTACCAGATGTACGTGAACGTGCCGAAATATTCAAAGTTCACTTAGCGCCTTTGAAAAAAGTAGAAGGTTTAGATTTAGACTTTTTAGCCAAACAAACACCAGGTTTCTCTGGAGCTGATATAGCTAACGTATGTAATGAAGCTGCATTAATAGCCGCTCGTAATAACAAAACTGCAGTTGACAAACAAGATTTCCTTGATGCAGTTGACCGTATTGTAGGTGGATTAGAGAAAAAGAATAAAATCATTACTCCTGAAGAGAAAAAAGCAATTGCCATTCACGAGGCAGGACACGCAACTGTAAGTTGGATGTTAGAACACGCTGCACCTCTAATCAAAGTCACCATTGTTCCTAGAGGTCAAAGCTTAGGTGCTGCTTGGTACTTGCCAGAGGAACGTCAAATTGTTCGTACTGAGCAAATGCTAGATGAGATGTGTGCAACTATGGGTGGACGTGCTGCCGAGAAAGTTACTTTCAACAAAATCTCTACTGGAGCATTAAGCGATTTAGAAAAAGTAACAAGACAAGCCCGAGCAATGGTTACGGTTTATGGACTGAATGAGAAAATAGGTAATGTAACTTATTACGATTCAACAGGACAAAGTGAATATAATTTTTCTAAACCTTATTCGGATGAAACAGCTCAAATCATAGATAAAGAAATTTCTTTATTGATTGAAAATCAATACCAAAGAGCTATTCAAATCTTAGAAGAAAACAAAGATAAACTAAATCAACTTGCTGATATTCTTATCGAAAAAGAAGTTATTTTTAAAGACGATTTAGAAGCTATTTTTGGAAAAAGAAGTTTTGACAAAAATCTTGAAGAAACAGTCTCTTAA
- the rsfS gene encoding ribosome silencing factor, with the protein MAKKTVNNDALLANIIKGIEEVKGNDIDILDLREIDSAVCDYFVICNGNSNTQVNAIVNSIQKIVSKEIKDKPWHVEGTDNAEWVLMDYVNIVVHVFQKQIREYYNIESLWGDAKITTIANKY; encoded by the coding sequence ATGGCAAAAAAGACTGTAAATAATGATGCATTGCTTGCAAACATTATCAAAGGAATAGAAGAAGTAAAAGGAAATGACATAGATATTCTCGATCTTAGAGAAATAGATAGCGCAGTTTGCGACTATTTTGTTATCTGCAACGGAAATTCAAATACCCAAGTTAACGCAATTGTTAACTCCATCCAAAAAATAGTTTCCAAAGAAATAAAAGATAAACCTTGGCATGTTGAAGGAACTGACAATGCCGAATGGGTACTTATGGACTATGTGAACATCGTGGTGCATGTTTTCCAAAAACAAATTAGAGAATATTATAATATCGAAAGTTTGTGGGGAGATGCAAAAATTACTACAATTGCAAACAAATACTAA
- a CDS encoding biotin--[acetyl-CoA-carboxylase] ligase: MKLIKLDAIDSTNDFLKALSASQELENFTVVTAENQTKGKGQMGAVWNSEKSKNLIMSVFVKDLLLNVEAIYLLNIATSLAIIQVLKDQKINNLKIKWPNDIMSDNFKLAGILIENSFKSDGSITSIIGVGLNVNQTNFENLPKASSMAVVSNSYFDKDQLVELIVNQLKEYIKLIGSHSQKLWAEYMDLLFKKGIPMPFTIGDNKPIMGIITSVTKQGKLTVLHEDDSLVDYGLKEIQLLY; this comes from the coding sequence ATGAAACTTATCAAACTCGATGCCATAGACTCTACAAATGATTTTTTGAAAGCCTTGTCTGCTTCTCAAGAACTAGAGAATTTTACTGTGGTAACTGCTGAAAACCAAACTAAAGGAAAAGGACAAATGGGAGCGGTTTGGAATTCGGAAAAGTCTAAGAATTTGATAATGAGTGTTTTTGTTAAGGATTTATTATTAAATGTAGAAGCGATTTATCTGCTTAATATTGCAACTTCGTTAGCGATAATTCAAGTGTTGAAGGATCAAAAAATTAATAATTTAAAGATAAAATGGCCTAACGACATTATGTCAGATAATTTTAAATTGGCTGGCATTCTTATTGAAAATAGTTTCAAAAGTGATGGTTCTATAACGTCTATAATAGGTGTTGGTTTGAATGTAAATCAAACTAATTTTGAGAACCTTCCTAAAGCATCCTCTATGGCAGTTGTGTCTAATTCCTATTTTGATAAAGATCAATTAGTAGAGTTAATCGTAAATCAATTGAAAGAGTATATAAAATTAATTGGTTCTCATTCTCAAAAATTGTGGGCAGAATACATGGATTTACTTTTCAAGAAAGGGATACCTATGCCTTTTACTATAGGTGACAATAAGCCTATTATGGGGATAATTACAAGTGTTACTAAGCAAGGAAAATTAACGGTACTTCATGAAGATGATAGTCTAGTAGATTATGGTCTTAAAGAAATACAATTGTTGTATTGA
- a CDS encoding sodium/sugar symporter, whose product MSSTLGFADYAVFIIYFLIVSVYGYIVYRKREKNEHDAKAYFLAEGTLTWWAIGASLIASNISAEQFIGMSGEGFFLGIAVAAYEWVAAIALIIIAIWFIPVYLKNKIYTMPQFLKTRYNETTALIMAVFWLFLYVFVNLTSILYLGAVAINGLAGGEYLHVIMLGLAVFALIISLGGMKVVAYTDVIQVAVLIIGGLVTSYIALTTVGEYFGVGKDAIAGFNVLMQEAPEHFKMIIPRPTATSTQLEIDKYLTFPGILSYLAGIWIINLNYWGCNQYITQRALGADLTTARTGILFAGLLKLLMPVIVMLPGIAAYVLNEGGHLPQLVGGKDGAYSAMLTFLPTGLKGLSVAALTAAIVASLAGKVNSISTIYTLDVHKKYIQKSASDRAQVNIGRYAVFASMVLAVLFTWNDVLGIGGVGGFTYIQKYTGFISPGVFAMFFLGMFWKRTTGTAAIVGVLAGFLLSVLFNEYAPALFGNETFLYTAWPNGKGGFEIPFHICMGLSFMFTMLLMVAVSFAGPKVNPKAFELDTEMFKVKPQTTVLIIITLLIIAALYVKFW is encoded by the coding sequence ATGAGCTCAACTCTCGGATTTGCAGATTATGCAGTCTTTATAATTTACTTTTTAATAGTATCTGTTTATGGATACATTGTTTATCGCAAGCGCGAAAAAAACGAACACGATGCTAAGGCGTATTTCTTAGCCGAAGGAACTTTGACATGGTGGGCTATTGGAGCTTCATTGATTGCCTCTAATATTTCTGCAGAGCAGTTTATTGGGATGAGTGGAGAAGGTTTCTTCTTAGGGATTGCAGTTGCTGCCTACGAGTGGGTTGCTGCTATTGCCTTAATCATTATTGCGATTTGGTTTATTCCTGTTTATTTGAAAAACAAGATCTATACCATGCCACAATTCTTAAAAACAAGATACAATGAAACTACAGCATTGATTATGGCTGTTTTCTGGTTGTTTTTATATGTTTTTGTAAACTTAACTTCTATTTTATACTTAGGAGCTGTAGCGATTAACGGATTAGCAGGAGGAGAATATCTTCATGTAATTATGTTAGGTTTAGCGGTATTTGCTTTGATTATCTCTCTTGGAGGTATGAAAGTAGTAGCCTATACAGATGTTATTCAAGTAGCGGTATTGATTATTGGAGGTTTAGTGACTTCTTATATTGCTTTGACAACAGTAGGAGAATATTTTGGAGTAGGAAAAGATGCTATTGCTGGATTCAATGTATTAATGCAGGAAGCGCCAGAGCATTTCAAAATGATTATTCCACGTCCAACAGCTACTTCTACACAATTAGAAATTGATAAATACCTTACTTTCCCTGGAATTTTATCTTATTTAGCAGGTATCTGGATTATCAACTTGAACTATTGGGGATGTAACCAATACATCACACAAAGAGCACTTGGAGCTGACTTAACTACAGCTCGTACAGGAATTTTATTTGCAGGATTGTTAAAATTATTAATGCCTGTAATTGTAATGTTACCTGGTATTGCTGCTTATGTTTTAAACGAAGGAGGTCATTTACCGCAATTAGTAGGAGGAAAAGACGGTGCTTACTCGGCGATGTTGACATTCTTGCCTACAGGATTAAAAGGATTATCGGTGGCAGCATTAACAGCAGCTATTGTAGCTTCGTTAGCAGGTAAAGTAAACAGTATTTCTACGATTTATACTTTAGACGTTCATAAAAAATACATTCAAAAAAGTGCTTCAGATAGAGCTCAGGTAAACATTGGTAGATATGCTGTTTTTGCTTCTATGGTTTTAGCAGTATTATTCACATGGAATGATGTTTTAGGAATTGGCGGAGTTGGAGGATTTACCTATATCCAAAAGTATACAGGATTTATTAGTCCTGGAGTATTTGCTATGTTCTTCTTAGGGATGTTCTGGAAGCGTACAACAGGAACTGCAGCTATTGTGGGAGTATTAGCAGGATTCTTATTATCAGTATTGTTTAATGAATATGCACCAGCATTGTTTGGAAATGAAACGTTCTTATACACTGCTTGGCCAAATGGGAAAGGTGGATTTGAAATTCCATTCCACATTTGTATGGGATTATCATTTATGTTCACTATGCTTTTAATGGTTGCAGTGAGTTTCGCAGGACCAAAAGTGAACCCTAAAGCTTTTGAATTGGATACTGAAATGTTCAAGGTAAAACCACAAACAACAGTATTAATTATCATTACTTTATTAATTATCGCAGCTTTATACGTGAAGTTCTGGTAG
- a CDS encoding LutC/YkgG family protein, whose protein sequence is MGQRVSPFIPQYLAIIVNKKDIVPFMQQAYERIGDLDYGFGTFITGPSKTADIEQSLVLGAHGARGLTVFLMN, encoded by the coding sequence TTGGGTCAAAGAGTTTCTCCATTTATTCCGCAATATTTAGCAATTATTGTAAATAAGAAAGATATTGTTCCCTTCATGCAACAAGCCTATGAGCGAATAGGTGATTTAGATTATGGTTTTGGAACTTTCATTACAGGGCCTTCTAAAACAGCAGATATAGAGCAATCATTAGTACTTGGAGCCCACGGAGCCAGAGGATTGACCGTTTTTTTGATGAATTAA
- the msrB gene encoding peptide-methionine (R)-S-oxide reductase MsrB codes for MLNWNDLIKFTSHGNPTPPNRVVKTDAEWEAQLTAEEYYVTRQKGTERAHSSEMCNLFEAGKYACKCCKTPLFDSTTKFQSGTGWPSFTQPIAIENVAYHKDVSYGMIRIECVCNVCDAHLGHVFPDGPPPGGLRYCINAVSIEKIKE; via the coding sequence ATGTTAAACTGGAACGACCTTATAAAATTTACCTCCCACGGCAACCCTACACCTCCAAACCGAGTGGTAAAAACAGATGCTGAATGGGAAGCTCAATTAACTGCCGAAGAATATTATGTAACCCGACAAAAAGGAACAGAAAGAGCCCATAGTTCAGAAATGTGTAATCTTTTTGAGGCGGGAAAATATGCCTGCAAATGTTGCAAAACTCCTCTTTTTGATTCAACTACTAAATTCCAAAGTGGAACAGGCTGGCCATCCTTTACACAACCTATAGCCATCGAAAATGTAGCCTATCACAAGGATGTAAGTTATGGCATGATTCGTATAGAATGCGTCTGTAATGTATGCGATGCGCATTTAGGTCACGTTTTTCCTGACGGACCTCCTCCGGGTGGTTTACGCTATTGTATCAATGCGGTTTCAATTGAAAAAATCAAAGAATAA
- a CDS encoding META domain-containing protein — protein sequence MKKIILFSLAPFLFACNTAKINNQNNQNLTVTEKYWKLIEINGEKVTAGNFVKEPHFILKSNDNRIIGNSSCNSFSGTYVLDTITNRISFSQMIATEMACIKPTVEEAFLNILKMTDNYSVKNDTLQLNIARMAPLAKFVAVYLK from the coding sequence ATGAAAAAAATAATATTGTTTTCCCTAGCTCCCTTTTTATTTGCTTGTAATACAGCTAAAATAAATAATCAAAACAATCAAAATTTGACTGTTACCGAAAAATATTGGAAACTAATTGAAATTAATGGTGAGAAAGTTACCGCTGGAAATTTTGTAAAAGAACCTCATTTTATTTTAAAATCCAATGACAATAGGATTATAGGAAACAGTAGTTGCAATTCTTTTTCAGGCACTTATGTATTAGACACTATAACAAATAGGATTTCTTTTTCACAAATGATTGCCACAGAAATGGCTTGTATCAAACCAACTGTTGAAGAAGCTTTTTTAAATATTTTAAAAATGACAGATAATTATTCCGTTAAAAATGATACCTTACAATTGAATATAGCTCGAATGGCTCCTCTAGCAAAATTTGTAGCGGTATATCTTAAATAA
- a CDS encoding OsmC family protein, whose translation MAFKHLFKTKLNWSSTTEKTAIKRRYSKTHQIAIEGKPVLNVSAAKAFKGDPALYNPEDLLLSAVVSCHMMSYLYVCSQNEIDVVSYQDNAEADLEVAHDGSGRIVEIRLYPKVVIVQKDKTALAKQLHAKAAELCFIANSCNFPIIHFPTCEAVD comes from the coding sequence ATGGCTTTTAAACATTTATTTAAGACAAAATTAAATTGGAGTTCTACAACTGAAAAAACAGCTATTAAGAGAAGATACAGTAAAACGCACCAAATAGCTATTGAAGGAAAACCTGTTTTAAACGTATCAGCTGCTAAAGCATTTAAAGGTGATCCTGCATTGTATAATCCAGAAGATTTATTGCTGAGTGCCGTAGTTTCCTGTCACATGATGTCTTATTTGTATGTTTGTTCCCAAAACGAAATTGATGTTGTTTCTTATCAGGATAATGCCGAAGCCGATTTAGAAGTAGCACATGATGGTTCTGGACGAATTGTTGAAATTCGTTTGTATCCAAAAGTGGTGATAGTACAAAAAGATAAAACAGCATTAGCCAAGCAGTTACACGCTAAAGCGGCTGAACTTTGTTTTATAGCCAACTCTTGTAATTTCCCCATAATCCATTTTCCTACTTGTGAAGCTGTTGATTAG
- a CDS encoding type IA DNA topoisomerase, translated as MKVCIAEKPSVAREIAAVLGANTKRDGYFEGNGYVVTYTFGHLCTLKEPNDYRPYWKSWDLNNLPMLPEKFETKVVQNSGIQKQFNIIKSLFDQAELVINCGDAGQEGELIQRWVMNEANYKGEVKRLWISSLTTEAIKEGFENLKPASNYDNLYYAGFSRAIGDWLLGMNATRLYTVKHGGYKQVLSIGRVQTPTLAMVVERFKDIHNFVPQPYWELQTHYRDTLFSYEEGRFINKEEGEELANKVKESEFEIISIEKKKGNEFAPKLFDLTGLQVYCNTKFGFSAEETLKIAQTLYEQKVITYPRVDTTFLPSDIYPKVPGILQKLNNYSALIAPVLAKKIKKSTKVFNDKKVTDHHAIIPTGIEINLPYNQQQVYDIIVKRFIAVFYDDCLVANTTVLGKAADVVFKTTGKVILEKGWRVVFEDPNAKEKEPDLLPDFVNGEKGPHQPSFLEKETKAPNQFTEATLLRAMETAGKQVDDEDLRELMKENGIGRPSTRANIIETLFKRQYIVRNKKQVLPTPTGIQLIETIQNDLLKSAELTGVWEKQLKDIEKGTFTASAFINNMKSMVDALVYEVRKETTHANISHTASIQKQEAAVEKKQSAGIAAEVCPKCKTTTLIKGKSAFGCRNHKSGCDFVLPFVFAEKKISENQYLRLLQKGSTVNLKDFKTKSRNVEGLLRFDDDFKLVLEPKKTVQKEPSDALFCPKCQQGTIMKGKTAYGCSSFRLGCDFRVSFDTVREKLKDQKPTKELVYAILKEGF; from the coding sequence ATGAAGGTTTGTATTGCCGAAAAGCCAAGTGTAGCAAGAGAAATAGCCGCTGTTTTAGGTGCTAATACTAAGCGTGATGGCTATTTTGAAGGCAATGGATATGTTGTAACCTATACTTTTGGACATTTGTGTACCTTAAAAGAACCCAATGATTACCGACCGTATTGGAAAAGTTGGGATTTAAATAATTTACCAATGCTTCCTGAAAAATTCGAAACTAAGGTGGTTCAAAATTCAGGTATTCAGAAGCAATTTAATATCATTAAAAGTTTATTTGATCAAGCGGAATTGGTTATCAACTGCGGGGATGCCGGGCAGGAGGGAGAGCTTATTCAGCGCTGGGTAATGAATGAAGCTAATTATAAAGGCGAAGTCAAGCGTTTATGGATTTCGTCTTTAACTACTGAAGCCATAAAAGAAGGTTTTGAAAATTTAAAGCCTGCATCCAATTACGATAATTTATATTATGCTGGTTTTTCGAGAGCTATTGGTGACTGGCTTTTAGGAATGAATGCCACTCGATTGTATACGGTAAAACATGGCGGTTACAAGCAGGTATTGTCAATCGGGAGGGTGCAAACACCAACTTTGGCGATGGTTGTAGAGCGTTTCAAAGACATTCATAATTTTGTTCCTCAGCCTTATTGGGAGTTGCAAACGCATTATAGAGACACGCTTTTTAGTTACGAAGAAGGACGTTTTATTAATAAAGAAGAAGGAGAAGAATTAGCCAATAAAGTCAAGGAAAGTGAATTTGAAATCATTTCGATTGAAAAAAAGAAAGGGAATGAATTTGCTCCTAAATTATTCGATTTGACAGGTTTGCAGGTCTATTGCAATACGAAATTTGGATTTTCGGCAGAGGAAACCCTTAAAATAGCTCAGACTTTATATGAGCAAAAAGTAATTACTTATCCCAGAGTAGATACCACTTTTTTACCTAGTGATATTTACCCAAAAGTTCCAGGTATTCTTCAAAAATTGAATAATTATTCGGCGTTGATTGCGCCAGTTTTGGCAAAGAAAATCAAAAAATCGACCAAGGTTTTTAATGACAAAAAAGTCACCGATCACCACGCCATTATTCCAACAGGTATCGAAATCAATTTGCCTTATAATCAACAACAAGTTTATGATATTATTGTAAAACGTTTTATTGCTGTTTTTTATGATGATTGTTTGGTTGCCAATACGACTGTGCTTGGTAAAGCCGCCGATGTTGTTTTTAAAACTACCGGGAAAGTAATTCTGGAAAAAGGATGGCGAGTAGTTTTTGAAGATCCAAACGCTAAAGAAAAAGAACCAGATTTGTTGCCTGATTTTGTAAACGGCGAAAAAGGACCGCACCAACCATCATTCTTAGAAAAAGAAACAAAAGCACCTAATCAGTTTACAGAAGCTACTTTATTACGTGCTATGGAAACAGCTGGTAAGCAGGTGGATGATGAGGATTTACGCGAGTTAATGAAAGAAAATGGTATTGGACGTCCATCAACCAGAGCGAATATTATTGAAACGCTTTTTAAACGGCAATACATTGTTAGGAATAAAAAACAGGTTTTGCCTACGCCAACAGGGATTCAACTGATTGAAACGATCCAGAATGACTTACTAAAATCGGCTGAATTAACTGGAGTTTGGGAAAAACAATTAAAGGATATTGAAAAAGGTACTTTTACCGCTTCAGCTTTTATCAATAATATGAAAAGCATGGTAGATGCTTTGGTTTATGAAGTACGAAAGGAAACTACTCATGCTAATATTTCGCATACAGCAAGTATTCAAAAACAGGAGGCTGCAGTCGAGAAAAAGCAGTCAGCGGGAATTGCTGCTGAGGTTTGTCCTAAATGTAAAACGACCACTTTAATAAAAGGAAAATCGGCTTTTGGATGTAGAAACCACAAGTCTGGTTGTGATTTTGTATTGCCTTTTGTTTTTGCAGAGAAAAAAATATCCGAAAATCAATATTTGCGTTTGCTCCAAAAAGGTTCAACCGTAAATCTAAAAGATTTTAAAACAAAATCCAGAAATGTAGAAGGTTTACTTCGTTTTGATGATGATTTTAAATTGGTTTTAGAACCAAAGAAAACCGTTCAAAAAGAACCTTCTGATGCTTTGTTTTGTCCTAAATGTCAACAAGGAACTATCATGAAAGGGAAAACTGCTTATGGCTGTAGTTCATTTCGATTGGGATGTGATTTTAGGGTCTCTTTTGATACGGTTAGAGAAAAATTAAAAGACCAAAAACCTACTAAAGAATTGGTTTATGCTATTTTGAAAGAGGGGTTTTAG
- a CDS encoding Arm DNA-binding domain-containing protein — MSILLYVKSSKASKNGLLPIYKRITINGTRIELSTSKFVEKSKWNVTAGKIKGNSEEARILNSYLDILKNKAYETEKWMVNNNQEINAQTFKNKFLGIEEKQRKLILIFEDHNKRMKDLIGKEFSINTYKKYETALCHTREFLKYQYSVNEKNIIL; from the coding sequence ATGTCTATACTTTTATACGTGAAAAGTTCAAAAGCTTCAAAAAACGGCTTACTTCCCATTTATAAAAGAATAACAATTAACGGCACTCGAATTGAATTAAGCACATCAAAGTTTGTAGAAAAATCAAAATGGAATGTTACAGCAGGCAAAATTAAAGGGAATTCAGAAGAAGCCAGGATATTAAATAGTTACCTCGATATTTTAAAAAACAAAGCCTATGAAACAGAAAAATGGATGGTTAACAACAACCAGGAAATTAATGCTCAAACTTTCAAGAATAAATTTTTAGGTATTGAAGAAAAACAACGTAAACTGATTTTAATTTTTGAAGACCATAACAAACGAATGAAAGACTTAATTGGAAAAGAATTCTCGATTAACACTTATAAGAAATATGAAACTGCACTATGTCATACAAGAGAATTTCTAAAGTATCAATATTCCGTTAATGAAAAAAACATAATCTTGTAA
- a CDS encoding serine hydrolase domain-containing protein has product MNFIKKTNILQLLLLILVLSSCNQKNKEAAENQKPKDTMPHMEPPTKKLPKLSAQYIYTKKNAIERFYNKNWPNNSMNGSFLVAQNGKIIFEKYEGMANFRDERPITATTPLHLASVSKILTAAAVLKLIDAKRIGLDQKVNTIIRNFPFPEVTVKMLLNHRSGMRNYAYFTDKKDGVWDRHNILSNKDIVHLMATKEIGLESRTNTRFAYCNTNYAVLALIIEKATGQSYHKAMERMIFKPLGMNHTFVFDYERDKDSIVPSYKGNKVEIGKDYLDAIYGDKNIYSTPRDLLKFDLARNNPNFLNPKLLKMVYTPFSQERKGEKNYGLGIRMINWETGQNFYFHNGWWHGNTSSYITLLKEHVTIISLSNKYTTKTYQVKKLAPLFGDYPFKLGKDDNEE; this is encoded by the coding sequence ATGAATTTTATAAAAAAGACAAATATACTACAATTACTCCTCCTAATCTTAGTTTTGAGTTCTTGTAATCAAAAGAATAAAGAGGCTGCTGAAAACCAAAAACCAAAGGACACCATGCCTCACATGGAGCCTCCAACTAAAAAACTCCCAAAATTATCCGCTCAATATATATATACTAAAAAAAATGCTATTGAACGTTTTTACAATAAAAACTGGCCTAATAACAGCATGAATGGTAGTTTTTTAGTGGCTCAAAATGGCAAAATTATCTTTGAAAAATATGAAGGTATGGCTAATTTTAGAGACGAGAGGCCTATTACTGCTACGACCCCATTGCATTTAGCATCAGTTAGTAAAATTCTAACAGCGGCTGCCGTACTAAAATTAATTGATGCCAAAAGAATTGGTTTAGATCAAAAAGTAAATACCATAATTCGAAATTTTCCTTTTCCCGAAGTAACAGTAAAAATGCTACTAAATCATCGAAGTGGTATGCGCAATTACGCCTATTTTACAGACAAAAAAGATGGTGTTTGGGATCGACATAATATTCTAAGCAACAAAGATATTGTTCACTTAATGGCCACAAAAGAAATTGGCTTAGAATCCAGAACAAATACTCGTTTTGCTTATTGCAACACCAATTATGCCGTTTTGGCATTAATTATCGAAAAAGCGACAGGTCAAAGTTACCATAAAGCAATGGAACGTATGATTTTCAAACCTTTGGGTATGAACCACACTTTTGTTTTTGATTATGAAAGAGATAAAGATTCCATTGTTCCTTCCTACAAAGGAAACAAAGTCGAAATAGGAAAAGATTATCTAGATGCCATATACGGAGACAAAAACATTTATTCGACACCTAGAGATTTACTAAAATTTGATTTGGCTCGAAATAATCCAAATTTTTTAAATCCAAAATTATTAAAAATGGTCTATACCCCTTTTAGCCAAGAACGTAAAGGAGAAAAAAATTATGGATTAGGAATCCGAATGATTAATTGGGAAACAGGACAAAATTTCTATTTCCATAACGGTTGGTGGCATGGGAATACATCATCGTATATAACCTTGCTGAAAGAACATGTGACCATTATCTCCTTATCAAATAAATACACTACAAAGACCTATCAGGTTAAAAAATTAGCTCCCTTATTTGGAGACTATCCATTTAAATTAGGTAAAGATGATAATGAGGAATAA